One stretch of Scophthalmus maximus strain ysfricsl-2021 chromosome 12, ASM2237912v1, whole genome shotgun sequence DNA includes these proteins:
- the LOC118284351 gene encoding butyrophilin subfamily 3 member A2-like isoform X2, with protein MFCRLFLVSALLPCCTATGESLTHAPPQEVEGLEKVLAFAGGDVILPCTFSNIASRDFPTVEWSKEDLKPNIIFLYRDGCEIQEMKNPAFEFRTSFVMKNLEHGGISLRISNVKLSDAGRYMCKRLWKNSISDVTTVELVVGAVSEPKLSMELLEGGGVTLLCEASCWLPEPDITFLDDQGNEIPAKEDPKRDLEASGCYTVRRRVPLPTATNMKMKRVICRVHQLQLNQSRDTAILVPAACTRSCPLTTCYTVGGVICFALVCAVGALLYCKFEVQKLPVAQRASYENSANATTEDQLSLLQSALAESKRELDQRIKEVADLKLKPRERNETIHRLQGNISPQLSPILLQHNQRTIPCSSSSISPSDHKSTPAASINRNPPPSVNSSQKKDPKTGILRQHSYPGLIKNSSPDLSSSSVRTSETKTNPNPSKPQRRHSIGFSSAALYNNRYSPLAGLTEES; from the exons ATGTTTTGTCGACTCTTCCTGGTTTCGGCTCTGCTGCCTTGTTGCACAGCTACAG GTGAATCCTTGACGCATGCTCCACCACAGGAAGTGGAAGGTCTGGAGAAGGTCCTGGCCTTCGCCGGCGGCGACGTCATTCTGCCCTGCACCTTCAGCAACATTGCCAGCCGCGACTTTCCAACAGTTGAGTGGTCCAAGGAAGACCTGAAGCCAAACATCATCTTCCTCTACCGGGATGGGTGTGAGATTCAGGAGATGAAAAATCCGGCCTTTGAGTTCAGGACAAGCTTCGTGATGAAAAACCTGGAACATGGAGGCATTTCCCTCAGGATCTCCAACGTGAAGCTGTCCGATGCCGGGAGATACATGTGCAAGAGGCTTTGGAAGAACTCCATTTCAGACGTTACAACTGTGGAGCTTGTTGTGG GTGCAGTATCTGAGCCGAAACTGTCAATGGAACTCCTAGAGGGCGGAGGAGTGACTCTCCTTTGTGAGGCGAGCTGCTGGCTGCCAGAGCCCGACATCACCTTTCTGGATGATCAGGGAAATGAGATCCCAGCTAAAGAAGACCCAAAAAGAGACCTAGAAGCCAGTGGATGTTACACCGTGAGGCGTAGAGTGCCTCTCCCAACTGCAAcgaacatgaaaatgaaaag GGTCATCTGCAGAGTTCACCAGCTGCAGCTCAACCAGTCCAGGGACACTGCAATCCTCGTACCAG cCGCCTGCACGCGGTCCTGCCCTCTAACCACCTGCTACACGGTTGGAGGGGTCATTTGCTTTGCACTGGTTTGTGCAGTCGGAGCCTTGTTATATTGCAAGTTCG AAGTTCAAAAACTGCCAGTGGCCCAACGGGCATCATATGAAAATTCAGCCAACGCTACGACTGAAGATCAGTTGTCCCTGTTGCAGAGCGCCCTGGCTGAAAGCAAGAGGGAGTTGGATCAGCGGATCAAGGAGGTGGCTGACCTCAAGTTGAAGCCTCGTGAGAGAAACGAGACCATCCACCGACTGCAGGGCAACATCTCCCCTCAGCTCAGTCCCATTCTTTTGCAGCACAACCAGCGAACAATTCCCTGCAGCTCTTCCAGTATCTCACCCAGTGACCACAAATCAACACCAGCGGCATCAATCAACAGGAACCCTCCTCCATCTGTCAACTCATCCCAGAAAAAGGATCCGAAAACTGGCATCCTAAGGCAGCACAGCTATCCAGGACTGATCAAAAACAGCAGCCCGGATCTGTCCAGTTCTTCAGTCCGCAcatcagagacaaaaacaaatccaaacccCTCCAAGCCCCAGCGTAGACATTCCATTGGGTTTTCATCAGCGGCCCTGTATAATAACCGCTACAGTCCCCTGGCAGGTCTCACAGAAGAGTCATGA
- the LOC118284351 gene encoding butyrophilin subfamily 3 member A2-like isoform X1 produces MFCRLFLVSALLPCCTATGESLTHAPPQEVEGLEKVLAFAGGDVILPCTFSNIASRDFPTVEWSKEDLKPNIIFLYRDGCEIQEMKNPAFEFRTSFVMKNLEHGGISLRISNVKLSDAGRYMCKRLWKNSISDVTTVELVVGAVSEPKLSMELLEGGGVTLLCEASCWLPEPDITFLDDQGNEIPAKEDPKRDLEASGCYTVRRRVPLPTATNMKMKRVICRVHQLQLNQSRDTAILVPAACTRSCPLTTCYTVGGVICFALVCAVGALLYCKFAEVQKLPVAQRASYENSANATTEDQLSLLQSALAESKRELDQRIKEVADLKLKPRERNETIHRLQGNISPQLSPILLQHNQRTIPCSSSSISPSDHKSTPAASINRNPPPSVNSSQKKDPKTGILRQHSYPGLIKNSSPDLSSSSVRTSETKTNPNPSKPQRRHSIGFSSAALYNNRYSPLAGLTEES; encoded by the exons ATGTTTTGTCGACTCTTCCTGGTTTCGGCTCTGCTGCCTTGTTGCACAGCTACAG GTGAATCCTTGACGCATGCTCCACCACAGGAAGTGGAAGGTCTGGAGAAGGTCCTGGCCTTCGCCGGCGGCGACGTCATTCTGCCCTGCACCTTCAGCAACATTGCCAGCCGCGACTTTCCAACAGTTGAGTGGTCCAAGGAAGACCTGAAGCCAAACATCATCTTCCTCTACCGGGATGGGTGTGAGATTCAGGAGATGAAAAATCCGGCCTTTGAGTTCAGGACAAGCTTCGTGATGAAAAACCTGGAACATGGAGGCATTTCCCTCAGGATCTCCAACGTGAAGCTGTCCGATGCCGGGAGATACATGTGCAAGAGGCTTTGGAAGAACTCCATTTCAGACGTTACAACTGTGGAGCTTGTTGTGG GTGCAGTATCTGAGCCGAAACTGTCAATGGAACTCCTAGAGGGCGGAGGAGTGACTCTCCTTTGTGAGGCGAGCTGCTGGCTGCCAGAGCCCGACATCACCTTTCTGGATGATCAGGGAAATGAGATCCCAGCTAAAGAAGACCCAAAAAGAGACCTAGAAGCCAGTGGATGTTACACCGTGAGGCGTAGAGTGCCTCTCCCAACTGCAAcgaacatgaaaatgaaaag GGTCATCTGCAGAGTTCACCAGCTGCAGCTCAACCAGTCCAGGGACACTGCAATCCTCGTACCAG cCGCCTGCACGCGGTCCTGCCCTCTAACCACCTGCTACACGGTTGGAGGGGTCATTTGCTTTGCACTGGTTTGTGCAGTCGGAGCCTTGTTATATTGCAAGTTCG CAGAAGTTCAAAAACTGCCAGTGGCCCAACGGGCATCATATGAAAATTCAGCCAACGCTACGACTGAAGATCAGTTGTCCCTGTTGCAGAGCGCCCTGGCTGAAAGCAAGAGGGAGTTGGATCAGCGGATCAAGGAGGTGGCTGACCTCAAGTTGAAGCCTCGTGAGAGAAACGAGACCATCCACCGACTGCAGGGCAACATCTCCCCTCAGCTCAGTCCCATTCTTTTGCAGCACAACCAGCGAACAATTCCCTGCAGCTCTTCCAGTATCTCACCCAGTGACCACAAATCAACACCAGCGGCATCAATCAACAGGAACCCTCCTCCATCTGTCAACTCATCCCAGAAAAAGGATCCGAAAACTGGCATCCTAAGGCAGCACAGCTATCCAGGACTGATCAAAAACAGCAGCCCGGATCTGTCCAGTTCTTCAGTCCGCAcatcagagacaaaaacaaatccaaacccCTCCAAGCCCCAGCGTAGACATTCCATTGGGTTTTCATCAGCGGCCCTGTATAATAACCGCTACAGTCCCCTGGCAGGTCTCACAGAAGAGTCATGA